TAAATTTAAACAATATTTACAATAGTCTTGCAGTAGGGAATGTCTTGGGAATTTGTTAAGACTTGATATGAATGttactttgttttcctgaataCACTTTTCAGGAATTTGGAAGCAGTCTAATATGCAAATCTCTGTCTCAAACAATGAACCTATGAAAAACAAACTTCTTAAACAGTTTGAAACCTTCTtgagggttggtttttttttcttcccttttttaaagGTGTATTTGAACTTCTTGCTGTTTCTCCGTCGGCTAGCAGAAGAAGCCAGGACAAAtgcttttcagaacagaagTAGAATAATTAAGCCTGAGCACATTATAGTGGCAGCAAAGGTAATAGaacatttctaatatttttattttttgtttaatgtaaAATGCATTATGACATCATATACAAAAGCTTTCTGTGTTAGGTATGGTTTTCACAACCTGCAGAAATGTAATGTTCTTTAATCCATCCTCGGCATAATTCACTGTTACCAAGGTATCAGATTAGCTGTCCCTATtaaatataaccccatttttcTTGATTATTCCATGTTTAAATTCATCATTTCAATATTCAGGTAAGTGTATACAGTAGTCTACCAGCAAGCATCCATGGGCTGAAAGCCCAGGGAACAGGCACAAATTCCAAATTTGGAGGATCTTTATTTCAGATGGCACTATATCAAGGAAGCACACTGTCTTAACTTCAGTAACATAAATGAAACTTTATGGGACAAGTGAGAAATAGTTCAGAGAGCTTCAAATATCTTTCTTATGCCTTTGGTTCTTACCTGCTTAGTTTAAAAGATGTTTGAAGTGGAtttttgcagcactgtgtgggTACTACTTGAACAAACAGATTCTTTGTAGAATCTTCTTTGGGGAGGACTAAGCTGTGCATTGCTGTATGGGTGGTTCAGCATGACAAATTGTTCTATGAATATCTGTGAAGGAGAAATCTTCTGCATTACAGAGGTGGGTAAGTTTTGTGTACGtgcaaaagaagggaaagaggaaggtgTTTGCAGCTTTCTCTAGAAAGAATTGAATAGTGTCAAAGTATGACTGAAATCCTTTTGTATTCTGTAGCTCATTTCACTCACTAGGATATGTCTGCTTTATTTAGGTTTCATGAAAGAACTCAGtctctttaatttctctgttcaGCTACCTACTACTGCTGGGTAAATTGGAAGAATAAAACTCTATGTTATCTGATATTTGGGTCCTGTGGCTTCTGTTTATCTTTagtacttttttccttctggtgaAATCTCTAGTTTGATACTTTCTGTTACTATAGTAACAGAAATACATACAGGATGTGTAGGTTAGCCAAGTGAATGTTGCATTTGGAATCTTAgcatttgtaatttctttttaactgcaATCTTAACATCATTTAGCATTTTTGTGCTccatttatctatttatttttttaagatgagaagaaaggcagaactgcctgtatttaaatatttttaacacttAAATGGGTCCCACTTGGGCTTTGAAGTTCATTTTTCAACTTAAATTCCAAACCAAAAGTTGTCCTTTCAAGGGTCTGGGCATTCTTGATATAGAAAGAAATACAACATTACAAACAAAATTTGAGCACAAATTAGCTGTATAATTGCAAACTTCTTCCCCCCCCGGCCCAATTGTTAGGAGCTTCAAGGAATCTGCTGAGGGCTTGAGAACACCATTGCCATTTGtcagcattcatttttaaaataagccttttattttacagaatcCTTGGTTGTGAATGttctatttaaaagcaaaatactttctGATATGCCATTTTTCTGTAtggctttgctttatttataaCTTTTTCACTGGACTCTTACTCTTGGTGACTCTGCTTGGAAACAAACAGTTTGGCTGGGTGAATCTTTGTTCTGAGTAGCCTAGTATTTTGGGTCTCTTACTGCTGCCTGGATTGTAGTgataaatatactttttttctttttgcaggctattttaaagaaaagcaaaggctaGAAAACAGACCCCTGGAATTTCAAAGCCtgctttaacttttttttttccttactggtGCAAGATCCTGTGACCCAGCTTTTGCAACTGTggaagtatatatatatagttttatTGATGTCTATCTCCTGACTCTGAGTATCTTcttgtttcttaaaaagaaaataatttaacagTGTTACAATGTGTTTGATCTTAGATCCTGTACAAATAGTGAAGTTGGCAAGCATGCCAAGCTACTTCCTCCCTGTTCCAAGTGTCATCCTAACTTGGCAGAGGACTGGAAATGTAcagtatataaaataatttttaaaattaaaatcatgtTCTGTTTCTAATGTTTTAAACCAGTTGCTGAACACTTCACTTAATAAATCTTTTGATAAAGATGTAGTTTTATATCAGTTTTACACGCACAGTGAActattcttaaaataaagaCTTTCTAAAAACATTATGTATTGAGTAGTCCAATTTGTTTAAACATGTTGCTGAGCATATTCtagaaattaagtaaaaaaagatTGTGTTTTAAATAGTTTTGTAGTCTAAGGAAACTGGAGTGATGCCACAACTTCAAATTTCATATCATGTccacatacttttaaaaatcctgTACAACCTGGGAAAAGCCATCCTTTTACGACATGTGGAAAGCAAGGATGACTCCTTTACTTAACTCACAGGACTTAGTTCAGTCTGCTTCTTGTAAGGTTGACTAGATTCCTGGTtctacattttcttctcttggaaTCCACAAATAAAGCAGAGAATGTGCATGTGTAGAGGATATTTGGATTTAATAATCTGAGTTATATTCTCAGGAGTAAGAAGATCTGAATAGATATGTATATTTCTTTGTAATTATTGTCCATGATCTAACAAGAATAATAGTGTTGTTATTGCAacactagatttttttttcctttattataaatgttttctgttatattttcttGAAATACTTTCTTACGGTCCTGTATAACCATATACCTTTCCTCATTGTACAGTTGTTTGAGTGCCATAGCTTTTTTGGAACTTGTTTTGATGTCCAGTATGAGTTAGGAGTTTTTGATTTGCCTAAGAATAAGATCTGCTCTGAGCTTAATAGAATGTTCTTGTTCTCATGTAGTAGATGGATGATCAGACACCATTGAGGAATGGAGGCAAGGAAGGGTTAAACCAGCCACCcatctctttttaaaatatttcatacagTAGTTTTGGCCTGTATTCATGGTTAAgaaggtgcttttttttttttcttaagcccTGAGAAGTTTGAGTCAGAATGTGTCTTGCCTTGTGAATGTTTTATAATAGCTGAAGCAGACAGGTATTCAGAAGACCCAAACAGTTTGCCAAGTGTTCAGGTTTCTCTCTTAAACTTTAAATAAATGCTTATGGAAAATTAGGGTGGTTGATGTACCATGGTTAAGCATTCAGAAATATACAATACTATTACATTTTTCTAGTATCTTCTTGAATGTTCACCATAAGGTTAATTATATTCATGTTTGGCAGCTCTTATGTACTC
This window of the Melopsittacus undulatus isolate bMelUnd1 chromosome 3, bMelUnd1.mat.Z, whole genome shotgun sequence genome carries:
- the CENPW gene encoding centromere protein W — protein: MRRIVPRTALRKMVKSEKLGLRLSACADLLVYLNFLLFLRRLAEEARTNAFQNRSRIIKPEHIIVAAKAILKKSKG